One uncultured Hyphomonas sp. genomic region harbors:
- a CDS encoding M23 family metallopeptidase translates to MQDTQQTTKTQAPARSTLSHGVKSLVALLVLGTGSAIAGLLIAGPNGQNGPGAAEAAPAPPPLATTLLTATDIEPPASPLQTVSGELARRETLTGLVQRLGAPANEAAGALQTLYDDELLDPRRLRPGLEAEVFLDNGHLRALNVKAEAGRNLFITRSADGGWTAAALNARLTPHYHRVGAPIETSIYETALKLGAGDQQVVDYASVFAYDVDFQREIHPGDSFEMVYETYTDEAGHPVKTGNLIYASLNGQALTRSFYRFTPSDDGETDYFDFNGESATKFLMKTPINGARLSSSFGNRVHPISGYTRLHKGTDFAAPTGTPVYAAGNGTIEWAARRGGYGNYIVVRHANGYKTAYAHLSRYARGLRKGRHVRQGDIIGYVGSTGASTGPHLHYEVYINGKPVNAMKLKLPTGRKLAETPAMLEEFLEARDAIDAIRSEQDTPRLSVSLPSNPPSP, encoded by the coding sequence ATGCAAGACACTCAACAAACGACCAAGACCCAGGCGCCCGCGCGTTCGACCCTGTCGCATGGCGTGAAGAGCCTCGTGGCCTTGCTGGTTCTGGGAACTGGATCTGCCATTGCAGGTCTTCTGATTGCCGGACCCAACGGTCAGAACGGCCCGGGCGCAGCTGAGGCAGCGCCTGCCCCGCCGCCATTGGCAACAACACTGTTGACCGCGACAGACATCGAACCGCCCGCCAGCCCGCTTCAGACTGTCAGCGGTGAACTGGCCCGCCGGGAAACGCTCACAGGCCTCGTCCAGCGCCTCGGCGCCCCGGCCAATGAAGCCGCAGGGGCGCTCCAGACCCTGTATGACGACGAACTCCTAGACCCGAGGCGCCTGCGGCCGGGGCTTGAGGCAGAGGTCTTCCTCGACAACGGCCATCTGCGCGCCCTGAACGTGAAGGCGGAAGCTGGCCGGAACCTGTTCATCACCCGCAGCGCAGACGGCGGCTGGACGGCCGCCGCCCTCAATGCCCGGCTGACCCCGCACTATCACCGCGTTGGCGCGCCGATCGAGACATCGATATATGAGACGGCCCTCAAGCTCGGTGCCGGCGACCAACAAGTGGTCGATTATGCTTCGGTCTTTGCATATGACGTTGACTTTCAAAGGGAAATTCACCCCGGCGACTCCTTCGAGATGGTGTACGAAACGTACACCGATGAGGCCGGGCACCCGGTGAAGACCGGAAACCTGATCTACGCCTCACTCAACGGCCAGGCCCTGACGCGCAGCTTCTACCGCTTCACACCATCCGACGATGGTGAGACAGATTACTTTGATTTCAATGGCGAAAGCGCCACAAAGTTCCTGATGAAGACGCCGATCAACGGCGCGCGGCTGTCATCCTCCTTCGGCAACCGCGTCCACCCGATCTCGGGCTATACCCGCCTGCACAAGGGCACGGACTTTGCCGCACCGACCGGTACGCCGGTCTATGCCGCCGGCAATGGCACCATTGAATGGGCTGCCCGCCGCGGCGGCTATGGCAATTACATCGTCGTGCGCCACGCCAATGGCTACAAGACGGCCTATGCGCACCTGTCGCGCTATGCCCGCGGCCTGAGAAAGGGCCGCCATGTGCGCCAGGGCGACATCATTGGCTATGTCGGATCAACAGGGGCCTCCACCGGACCACACCTGCACTATGAGGTGTACATCAATGGCAAGCCGGTGAACGCGATGAAACTCAAGCTGCCCACTGGCCGCAAGCTGGCCGAAACACCGGCCATGCTGGAAGAATTCCTCGAAGCCCGCGATGCCATCGACGCCATCCGGAGCGAACAGGACACGCCCCGCCTCAGCGTCTCCCTGCCCTCCAACCCGCCGTCGCCATAG
- a CDS encoding YdbH domain-containing protein has translation MPARWARRILLAVGLLILIAGLAGWGLRKTVARQVLAGWCAERNLICSSRFDSLGLSGAVIEDLSVTGQGHKAFEAARVQVRLDWPGVLSPRVEAVELDAPVVRGALSDGQIGFYGLERLLPSGAGGGGSAALPVLDIRDGRILIGTSAGDVRANFTASGQFPQNGQASLVLEPASLDEPQGYVRWSGGVAELTARDGQLDGRVNVTLEALRTDDVNLTDADLVASLEAGATNDAPAQLVWDGQIAEATGKGFELAALQTGGHAKLHRLAEVSIDGVLDALTEADMQLDAGKVHWAAYAAEAARLEASLRKSDDVFAGPLEVSLLSATVPQGRADQVSAVGDASWSKADGLRFAGPVATTGTALSEETAEPLLSRVKLPVPLTAHGDSLRKDFRRALSAFDAETNVTASLSQNGLAFDAQDTALLTSKSGLKLTVSQRTDAPWFSLHHGQASITGRLSLQGGGAPELVTDLDALTFGRDGLLLSAKSVELSPWSVNGTQFGVDLDALQVRSRPEDLHVTAGGAVTLSGPVLGLTLDHSRLTGTVQVSNTETGLRVEPINDPCLTFETQGLTLGGVVFQPNRLNLCPRRGVFMKPGAGDAAGTASLGNVSWPFQSKSVTGVLNLSDAAVDWSVSKQFSLSLSSPDIGLPMDIGDRTLSVDGAGPRVRLVTAKGKTPALSATLGSTVFGGTLIPAKVTAGEIRFDGEIGSGGLSGDLAGSAVLIRDFRDDPVYQPLLADLTAEMHEWQLALSGPLRLQANDVGVGEITADINVLTLDGTARVATRPLEFRKGGLQPVMLSELLRGVYTDASGRMAAVSDVVIDGGRLAGTADVSVSDFGFQTTRLGRVENVSGSVHFDDLFTLSTAPTQVLTIGGMNPGVPLRDGRIVFALSGGKVLVVESAAFPFAGGKLALSPFDWALGADTQHVEVTADAIDLAELVRILKLPKIEAEGSVSGRFPIDVERSKVLIRDARLLADDGGGRVAYLGNAADSAAQSDANVRLAFEALKDFDFTVLEVGLDGDVADRVKITLKLAGKSRNDITYGQNAHILKGQPFEFNIAVDSALAELFRSSQFYTNQQKLTDFVVEEVLTDRGLKISEDE, from the coding sequence GTGCCCGCACGCTGGGCGCGGCGGATCCTGCTGGCGGTTGGGTTGCTGATCCTGATTGCCGGGCTGGCCGGCTGGGGCCTGCGCAAGACGGTAGCCCGCCAGGTGCTGGCCGGATGGTGTGCCGAGCGGAATCTGATCTGTTCCAGCCGTTTCGACAGCCTGGGCCTGAGCGGCGCTGTCATCGAAGACCTGTCGGTCACAGGGCAGGGGCACAAGGCGTTCGAGGCTGCTCGGGTCCAGGTCCGGCTGGACTGGCCCGGTGTTCTTTCCCCGCGTGTTGAAGCGGTGGAGCTGGATGCACCTGTGGTGCGCGGAGCGCTGTCCGACGGGCAGATCGGCTTTTACGGGCTGGAGCGGCTGTTGCCGTCCGGCGCCGGAGGTGGCGGCAGCGCAGCCTTGCCCGTCCTCGACATTCGCGATGGCCGTATCCTGATCGGAACGAGTGCCGGAGACGTGCGTGCCAATTTCACGGCAAGCGGGCAGTTCCCGCAAAACGGGCAGGCCTCCCTTGTTCTCGAGCCGGCCAGCCTGGACGAACCTCAGGGTTATGTCCGCTGGTCTGGCGGTGTGGCCGAACTGACAGCAAGGGATGGCCAGCTTGATGGGCGCGTGAATGTCACCCTCGAAGCATTGCGCACGGACGATGTGAACCTGACGGATGCGGACCTTGTTGCCAGTCTTGAGGCGGGCGCCACGAATGACGCGCCGGCGCAACTTGTCTGGGACGGCCAGATCGCAGAAGCGACGGGCAAGGGGTTTGAACTGGCCGCATTGCAGACGGGCGGGCATGCGAAACTGCATCGTCTGGCAGAAGTGTCGATCGACGGTGTGCTCGACGCCCTGACCGAAGCGGACATGCAATTGGATGCGGGGAAGGTGCATTGGGCGGCCTATGCCGCTGAGGCTGCGCGTCTCGAAGCTTCCCTTCGGAAGTCGGACGATGTCTTCGCCGGGCCGCTGGAAGTGAGCCTGTTGTCTGCCACAGTGCCCCAGGGGCGGGCCGACCAGGTTTCTGCAGTGGGGGATGCCTCCTGGTCAAAAGCAGACGGTTTGCGATTTGCAGGACCGGTTGCCACGACCGGGACAGCGCTGTCAGAGGAGACTGCCGAACCCCTGTTGAGCCGGGTGAAATTGCCCGTACCCCTGACGGCGCATGGTGACAGTCTACGTAAGGATTTCCGGCGGGCCTTGTCTGCGTTTGACGCAGAAACGAACGTGACGGCCAGCCTTTCTCAGAACGGCCTGGCCTTCGATGCACAGGACACCGCGTTGCTGACATCGAAAAGCGGGCTGAAGCTGACGGTCTCCCAGCGCACTGACGCGCCCTGGTTCAGCCTTCATCACGGGCAGGCGTCGATCACTGGCCGTCTTTCACTACAGGGCGGTGGTGCCCCTGAACTGGTGACGGACCTGGACGCACTGACCTTCGGGCGGGATGGGCTGCTTCTTTCTGCCAAGTCGGTCGAGCTCTCACCCTGGTCCGTAAACGGAACGCAGTTTGGCGTTGATCTGGACGCGCTTCAGGTCCGTTCAAGGCCAGAAGACCTTCATGTGACCGCAGGTGGGGCGGTGACCCTGTCCGGGCCGGTGCTTGGCCTGACTCTCGACCATTCGCGGCTGACCGGCACCGTGCAGGTGAGTAATACAGAGACGGGGTTGCGTGTCGAACCCATCAACGACCCTTGCCTGACTTTTGAAACGCAAGGGCTGACGCTTGGCGGGGTTGTCTTCCAGCCAAACCGGCTGAACCTCTGCCCACGCAGGGGCGTCTTCATGAAGCCCGGTGCCGGTGATGCGGCGGGCACGGCGTCTCTTGGTAACGTGTCCTGGCCATTTCAGTCCAAGTCCGTCACCGGCGTGCTCAATCTCAGCGATGCGGCAGTCGACTGGTCTGTCAGCAAGCAATTCAGCCTTTCGCTGTCGTCTCCTGATATTGGCCTGCCAATGGATATCGGCGACCGCACCTTGTCGGTTGATGGTGCAGGTCCGCGCGTCCGGCTCGTCACAGCGAAAGGCAAGACGCCTGCACTCTCCGCAACGCTTGGCAGTACGGTGTTTGGCGGAACGCTGATTCCGGCAAAAGTCACCGCCGGGGAGATCCGTTTCGATGGGGAGATCGGATCCGGTGGGCTGTCGGGTGACCTGGCAGGCAGCGCAGTCCTGATCCGTGATTTTCGGGATGATCCCGTCTACCAGCCGCTTCTTGCAGACCTGACAGCCGAGATGCATGAGTGGCAGCTGGCCCTGAGCGGTCCGCTTCGTCTGCAGGCGAATGATGTTGGGGTCGGGGAGATTACAGCCGACATCAATGTCCTGACCCTTGACGGGACGGCGCGTGTGGCGACACGGCCGCTGGAATTCCGCAAGGGCGGCTTGCAGCCTGTGATGTTGTCGGAGCTTCTGCGCGGTGTTTACACGGATGCGTCAGGCCGTATGGCAGCCGTATCGGACGTAGTGATCGATGGCGGACGCCTTGCCGGAACAGCGGATGTATCGGTCTCGGATTTCGGCTTCCAGACAACACGGCTTGGCCGGGTCGAGAATGTCAGTGGTTCGGTCCATTTCGATGATTTGTTCACCCTCTCCACCGCGCCGACCCAGGTGTTGACGATTGGCGGCATGAACCCGGGCGTCCCCCTGAGGGATGGTCGTATCGTGTTCGCCTTGTCCGGCGGAAAAGTTCTGGTAGTCGAGTCGGCTGCCTTCCCATTCGCCGGCGGCAAGCTTGCGCTCTCACCGTTCGACTGGGCGCTCGGTGCGGATACGCAACATGTCGAGGTCACGGCGGATGCAATCGATCTTGCGGAACTCGTCCGTATCCTGAAACTGCCCAAGATCGAGGCCGAAGGCAGCGTCTCTGGCAGGTTCCCAATCGATGTGGAGCGATCGAAAGTCCTTATCCGGGATGCGCGTCTTCTGGCCGACGATGGCGGCGGGCGGGTCGCCTATCTGGGCAACGCCGCAGACTCCGCCGCGCAATCCGACGCCAATGTCCGGCTGGCGTTCGAGGCACTGAAGGATTTCGATTTCACGGTGCTGGAAGTCGGGCTCGATGGAGACGTCGCCGACCGGGTGAAGATCACCTTGAAACTGGCTGGTAAAAGCCGGAATGACATCACCTACGGACAGAACGCCCACATCCTGAAAGGCCAGCCATTCGAGTTCAACATTGCCGTGGACTCGGCCCTGGCAGAACTGTTCCGCTCCAGCCAGTTCTACACCAATCAGCAGAAACTCACGGATTTTGTGGTCGAGGAGGTTTTGACGGACCGCGGGCTCAAAATCTCGGAAGATGAATGA
- a CDS encoding YnbE family lipoprotein: protein MTLRNTLLAGAGFAILAACTHTIKIEPSDKPIKIDLNITQEVRIILDKEVEELIADNPDLF from the coding sequence ATGACCTTACGAAACACGCTCCTCGCCGGCGCCGGATTTGCTATCCTGGCCGCCTGCACGCATACGATAAAGATTGAACCGTCGGACAAGCCGATCAAGATCGATCTGAACATTACCCAGGAGGTCCGCATCATCCTCGACAAGGAAGTCGAAGAGCTGATCGCAGACAATCCGGACCTGTTCTAG
- a CDS encoding YdbL family protein translates to MTSLRTFAAATVFAIASFAMAPAAFAGDPVIDAAIDAGQVGETIDGLLGVVGTADPSLVRKVNEINNRRAAKYAEVAAQTGTTPAQVARLTGEKQIEKLDAGEYYMDESGVWKRK, encoded by the coding sequence ATGACATCCCTTCGTACATTCGCAGCTGCTACCGTTTTCGCCATTGCATCCTTTGCAATGGCACCTGCCGCTTTTGCCGGTGACCCGGTGATCGATGCCGCAATCGATGCGGGGCAGGTGGGAGAGACCATTGATGGCCTTCTCGGTGTTGTCGGCACGGCAGACCCATCGCTGGTTCGCAAAGTGAACGAGATCAACAATCGCCGCGCGGCCAAATATGCCGAAGTTGCGGCGCAGACCGGCACGACCCCGGCGCAGGTTGCCCGACTGACCGGCGAAAAGCAGATCGAGAAGCTCGATGCCGGCGAGTATTACATGGACGAGTCCGGCGTCTGGAAACGCAAATGA
- a CDS encoding histidine phosphotransferase family protein, whose product MSSIDPARLSAYVASRICHDLVSPVSSVTNALDLMGEPGDHEMKEQAEALLHDGAEKAAARIQFLRYAFGSIGLNAGAADIHEARKITEAFVKSHKPSVEWDIQADHLSFSHARLMMNLVMMAVESLPRGGVVSVRIRSEAGGLTITLTAKGDRARLKSEVTAAIEGTEPEEGWRAENIQALFTKMISDGLDGELTAKSSENQVIFMVTGLRAEG is encoded by the coding sequence ATGTCATCGATCGATCCTGCGCGCCTTTCGGCGTACGTTGCGTCGCGTATTTGCCACGACCTTGTCTCGCCGGTGTCCTCGGTCACCAACGCGCTCGACCTCATGGGCGAGCCGGGGGACCATGAAATGAAAGAGCAGGCCGAAGCGCTGCTGCATGACGGGGCGGAGAAAGCGGCCGCGCGTATCCAGTTCCTTCGCTACGCATTCGGTTCCATCGGTCTGAATGCCGGCGCGGCGGACATTCACGAAGCCCGCAAGATTACCGAAGCCTTCGTCAAGAGCCACAAGCCGAGTGTGGAATGGGATATACAGGCCGACCATCTGAGCTTTTCTCATGCGCGCCTGATGATGAACCTCGTCATGATGGCGGTAGAGTCCCTTCCGCGCGGCGGCGTGGTCAGCGTCCGTATCCGCAGCGAAGCGGGCGGGCTGACCATCACCCTGACCGCGAAAGGCGACCGCGCCCGCCTCAAGAGCGAGGTAACGGCGGCGATCGAAGGCACCGAGCCGGAAGAGGGCTGGCGGGCGGAAAACATTCAGGCGCTTTTCACCAAAATGATCTCGGATGGCCTCGATGGCGAGCTGACCGCCAAGTCCAGCGAGAACCAGGTCATCTTCATGGTTACGGGACTGCGCGCCGAAGGCTGA
- a CDS encoding response regulator has translation MKTCLIVDDSRVVRKVAARIIKDMRFEVTEAGNGSEALDICRKQMPDAVLLDWNMPVMNGLDFLRALRREEGGKKPVVMFCSIENDAEHVGEALRSGADEFIMKPFDAEILESKFAEVGLI, from the coding sequence ATGAAAACGTGTCTGATCGTTGACGACTCGCGGGTGGTTCGGAAGGTGGCTGCCCGTATTATCAAGGACATGCGCTTTGAAGTAACCGAGGCCGGCAATGGCTCGGAAGCGCTGGATATTTGCCGTAAACAGATGCCGGACGCCGTCCTGCTGGACTGGAACATGCCGGTCATGAACGGACTCGACTTTCTTCGCGCCCTTCGCCGGGAAGAAGGCGGGAAAAAGCCGGTTGTCATGTTCTGCTCAATCGAGAATGATGCCGAACACGTTGGCGAGGCGCTCAGGTCCGGTGCCGACGAGTTTATTATGAAGCCCTTCGACGCCGAAATTCTCGAAAGCAAGTTTGCCGAAGTCGGGCTGATCTAA
- a CDS encoding protein-glutamate O-methyltransferase CheR, whose translation MQDGVFNELADLALKGSGQAIPRSKSYLIEARLAPIARREGFGSLEDLVHCLKSRANPVFAAECAAALVSKDTWFFRERDTLHRLVTDILPMRLKAGNTGRLKVWIAGGSTGQEAYSLAMLLEDDPPAALRGAKIEILSTDLCKATVERARAGRFGHYEVQKGLSIHRLMEHFARTDSGQWEISEALRSKVSFRQHNLLESAGGLGKFDVILCRNVLSGMDRSARSRVADNLAAQLVPGGHIILGQGESLIGLTNQLEPSRDFRGSWVASGSGPKSATSAA comes from the coding sequence ATGCAGGATGGGGTATTCAACGAATTGGCAGATCTGGCCCTGAAAGGGTCGGGTCAGGCGATTCCGCGATCAAAATCCTACCTGATTGAAGCCAGGCTTGCGCCGATTGCACGCCGTGAAGGCTTCGGATCGCTCGAGGATCTGGTTCACTGCCTGAAATCGCGGGCCAATCCGGTGTTCGCTGCAGAATGTGCCGCGGCGCTGGTTTCCAAGGATACATGGTTCTTCCGGGAGCGGGACACGCTGCACCGGCTGGTCACCGACATCCTGCCGATGCGTCTGAAAGCGGGCAATACGGGCCGGCTGAAGGTCTGGATTGCTGGCGGCTCGACGGGTCAGGAAGCCTATTCGCTCGCCATGCTGCTGGAGGATGACCCGCCAGCGGCCCTGCGCGGCGCGAAGATCGAGATCCTGTCCACCGATCTTTGCAAGGCAACTGTCGAACGGGCTCGCGCTGGCAGGTTCGGACATTACGAGGTCCAGAAAGGCCTCTCTATCCACAGGCTGATGGAGCATTTCGCCCGTACCGACAGTGGCCAGTGGGAGATTTCGGAGGCCCTGCGCAGCAAGGTCAGCTTCCGCCAGCACAATCTGCTGGAAAGTGCCGGCGGCCTCGGCAAGTTCGACGTCATCCTGTGCCGCAATGTCCTGTCCGGCATGGACCGGTCTGCCCGTAGCCGGGTTGCGGACAATCTGGCAGCTCAGCTTGTGCCGGGCGGGCACATCATCCTGGGGCAGGGGGAAAGCCTGATTGGCCTGACCAATCAACTGGAACCGTCGCGCGATTTCCGCGGCAGCTGGGTAGCATCCGGCAGCGGTCCAAAGTCCGCCACCTCTGCAGCCTGA
- the mnmA gene encoding tRNA 2-thiouridine(34) synthase MnmA, with protein MTDTKTAAWTGGINSLGFAKAPADTRVVAAMSGGVDSSVVAAMLKAEGYDVIGITLQLYDHGAAIEKKGACCAGQDIHDARNVADMIGIPHYVLDYESKFREQVMEDFADTYLAGSTPIPCIRCNQTVKFSDLLKTAKDLGADCLATGHYIRRTEGADGPELHRAADASRDQSYFLFATTREQLEFLRFPLGELPKTEVRELADRFSLPVASKPDSQDICFVPEGSYANVVEKLRPGAGRGGDIVHLDGRILGEHNGVIHYTIGQRRGLGVATGEPLFVVKIDAPNRRVIVGPREALMTSGLLLEELNWIGPGSLEAAADAGAPVLVRVRSTRPPVAARLGWHDGTPVIWFDAPEEGVARGQAAVLYDPDGSTRILGGGFILKAIPADERVVAA; from the coding sequence ATGACCGATACGAAAACGGCTGCCTGGACGGGCGGCATCAATTCCCTTGGATTTGCGAAAGCACCGGCTGACACCCGCGTGGTCGCCGCCATGTCAGGCGGGGTCGACAGTTCCGTGGTCGCCGCCATGCTGAAAGCCGAAGGCTATGACGTGATCGGGATCACGCTGCAGCTGTACGATCACGGCGCCGCCATCGAGAAGAAGGGCGCCTGCTGCGCCGGACAGGACATTCACGACGCACGGAACGTGGCCGACATGATCGGCATCCCGCACTATGTGCTGGATTATGAGTCGAAGTTCCGCGAGCAGGTGATGGAAGATTTCGCCGACACCTATCTTGCCGGATCAACGCCGATCCCCTGCATCCGCTGCAATCAGACCGTCAAGTTTTCCGACCTGCTGAAAACGGCGAAAGACCTCGGTGCAGATTGCCTGGCGACCGGTCACTACATCCGCCGCACCGAAGGGGCGGACGGGCCGGAACTGCACCGGGCCGCCGATGCTTCGCGCGACCAGTCATACTTCCTGTTTGCGACGACACGCGAGCAGCTGGAATTCCTGCGTTTCCCGCTGGGCGAACTTCCGAAGACGGAAGTCCGCGAACTGGCTGACCGGTTCAGCCTGCCGGTCGCCTCCAAGCCCGACAGCCAGGACATCTGTTTTGTGCCGGAAGGGTCCTACGCAAACGTGGTCGAGAAACTCCGCCCCGGCGCCGGGCGCGGTGGAGACATTGTGCATCTCGATGGCCGTATTCTGGGCGAACATAATGGGGTTATCCACTACACGATCGGCCAGCGCCGCGGGCTTGGCGTTGCGACGGGAGAACCGCTCTTCGTGGTGAAGATCGACGCGCCGAACCGCCGGGTGATTGTCGGACCGCGCGAAGCGCTGATGACATCTGGCCTGTTGCTGGAAGAACTGAACTGGATCGGGCCTGGAAGTCTCGAAGCTGCGGCAGATGCCGGGGCACCTGTGCTCGTCCGTGTGCGGTCGACACGCCCGCCCGTTGCGGCCCGGCTTGGTTGGCATGACGGTACGCCGGTGATCTGGTTCGACGCGCCGGAAGAGGGTGTTGCACGCGGTCAGGCGGCAGTTCTGTATGACCCGGATGGCAGTACGCGTATTCTGGGCGGCGGGTTCATCCTCAAGGCCATTCCGGCGGATGAGCGGGTTGTCGCTGCCTGA
- a CDS encoding LuxR C-terminal-related transcriptional regulator, with the protein MTREMESLKQCFRAYRDAQTFRDLRIAATAFYDSMHVVMASYFHYPPVGAHDFDGQIQVDQFGYPEAWRKTYLEEKLHLSDPLARRAASFTRPHFWSEIPTLPNLTEDELEYVKRVSVQNLGEGLGIPLFGPAGRHGYAALGFGSNGRPPPDDVLVLQASAQMGHLAYCRLLLRDLPNGTNLSAREREILRWVARGRTNSQIAEVLHLSRNTVETYIRRCFDKLDVNDRVSAALRGIALGMVD; encoded by the coding sequence ATGACGCGCGAAATGGAGTCTCTTAAACAGTGCTTCCGGGCTTACCGTGACGCGCAGACGTTCCGGGATCTTCGCATTGCGGCGACAGCTTTTTACGACTCCATGCACGTCGTAATGGCAAGCTATTTCCATTATCCGCCCGTCGGCGCACATGATTTTGACGGACAGATCCAGGTCGACCAATTTGGCTATCCGGAAGCCTGGCGGAAAACCTATCTTGAAGAAAAACTGCACCTGAGCGACCCACTCGCCCGGCGAGCAGCGAGTTTCACCCGTCCGCACTTCTGGTCAGAGATTCCTACACTGCCAAACCTGACCGAGGACGAGCTCGAATACGTCAAGCGCGTGTCGGTACAGAATCTGGGCGAAGGTCTGGGCATCCCGCTCTTCGGACCGGCCGGCCGGCATGGATATGCTGCGCTTGGTTTTGGAAGCAATGGTCGCCCGCCGCCGGACGACGTTCTTGTGTTGCAGGCAAGCGCCCAAATGGGGCACCTCGCCTATTGCCGCCTGTTGTTACGCGATCTTCCGAACGGCACCAATCTGTCTGCCAGGGAAAGGGAAATCCTCCGCTGGGTCGCCCGTGGCCGGACGAACTCACAGATTGCCGAAGTGCTTCACCTCTCCCGCAATACCGTCGAGACCTATATCCGGCGCTGTTTCGACAAGCTCGATGTGAATGACCGGGTTTCGGCCGCTCTGCGCGGCATTGCCCTCGGCATGGTGGACTGA
- a CDS encoding mitochondrial fission ELM1 family protein: protein MSGPGPLGPSVWAVSDGRAGNAAQVRAVVQALGETRRWMKIGHIPGEGHRPDPVVLTPRAPWTWLPADTWPSPLSALPAKQRTLLQPPWPTVWIAAGRRSAAFSRAVRDWSGGRTLTVQILDPHIAPDNFDLLVTPAHDGVTGPNVIQTIGSPSYFSPHTIEDAGQAFADLADERGKSAIVILGGDSKAHQFTEASAQRLDSQLRALAGLGWRLRITASRRTPDPVRARFRRMADEIGAKFWSGTDDGPNPYIAWLTFSDVAIVTEDSANMLSDATWHGLPLHIARLEGRSEKFDKLHESLIGHGAARWFDGTLETWTYTPLREADRVADAIVDKLLERYPQPDMGQSDKVAAPDWLS, encoded by the coding sequence ATGTCCGGGCCGGGACCGCTCGGACCCTCAGTCTGGGCGGTCTCCGATGGCCGCGCAGGCAACGCCGCCCAGGTGCGTGCCGTGGTACAGGCCTTGGGCGAGACACGCCGCTGGATGAAGATCGGTCACATTCCTGGCGAAGGGCACCGCCCTGACCCGGTCGTCCTGACCCCGCGCGCCCCGTGGACCTGGCTTCCGGCCGATACCTGGCCCTCCCCCCTGTCTGCCCTGCCTGCGAAACAACGCACGCTCCTGCAACCGCCCTGGCCCACCGTCTGGATCGCCGCCGGGCGCCGTTCGGCTGCGTTCAGCCGGGCAGTACGTGACTGGTCCGGCGGCCGGACACTGACGGTCCAGATTCTTGACCCACACATTGCGCCCGACAATTTCGACCTGCTGGTCACACCCGCGCATGACGGTGTGACAGGACCGAACGTCATTCAGACAATCGGATCCCCCTCCTATTTTTCACCGCACACAATAGAAGACGCCGGCCAGGCCTTTGCCGACCTCGCAGACGAACGCGGCAAGAGTGCAATTGTCATTCTGGGCGGTGACAGCAAGGCGCACCAATTCACCGAGGCTTCAGCCCAGCGCCTCGACAGCCAGCTGCGCGCCCTGGCCGGTCTTGGCTGGCGCCTGCGCATCACCGCGTCCCGCCGAACCCCCGATCCGGTCCGCGCGCGGTTCCGTCGTATGGCCGATGAAATCGGCGCAAAATTCTGGTCCGGTACGGATGATGGTCCGAACCCCTACATCGCCTGGCTGACCTTCTCCGACGTTGCGATTGTGACCGAAGACAGCGCCAACATGCTGTCTGACGCCACCTGGCATGGTCTGCCGCTGCACATCGCCAGACTGGAAGGCCGCTCGGAAAAGTTCGACAAGCTCCACGAAAGTCTGATCGGGCATGGCGCGGCCCGCTGGTTCGACGGCACGCTGGAAACCTGGACCTATACACCGCTACGGGAAGCGGACCGGGTTGCCGACGCGATTGTCGACAAACTGCTTGAGCGATACCCCCAACCGGATATGGGGCAGTCCGACAAAGTGGCCGCCCCGGACTGGCTGAGCTGA
- the greA gene encoding transcription elongation factor GreA, which yields MERIPMTAEGHAALQTELKNLKSVERPNIIAAIAEARAHGDLSENAEYHAAKEKQSFIEGRISELDDKLARADVIDVSKLTGGKIRFGATVSLIDVDSEEESSYKIVGDDEANVKEGKISISSPIARALIGKEEGDEAEVAAPSGARAYEIVKVEYR from the coding sequence ATGGAACGCATCCCCATGACCGCAGAAGGCCATGCTGCGCTTCAAACTGAGCTGAAAAACCTCAAATCGGTTGAGCGCCCGAATATTATCGCGGCGATTGCTGAAGCGCGCGCCCACGGCGACCTGTCGGAAAACGCCGAATACCATGCCGCCAAAGAGAAGCAGAGCTTCATCGAGGGTCGTATCAGCGAACTGGACGACAAGCTCGCCCGCGCTGACGTGATCGATGTGTCAAAGCTGACAGGCGGGAAAATCCGCTTTGGTGCCACGGTCTCCCTGATCGACGTCGATTCCGAAGAAGAGTCCTCCTACAAGATCGTCGGCGACGACGAGGCGAATGTGAAGGAAGGCAAGATTTCCATCTCCTCCCCCATCGCCCGTGCCCTGATCGGCAAGGAAGAAGGCGACGAGGCTGAAGTCGCGGCACCTTCGGGGGCCCGGGCCTACGAAATCGTCAAAGTCGAGTACCGGTAA